A stretch of DNA from Flavobacteriales bacterium:
TCCCATTTATAAAACGCGGGCCATGCACACCGGAATGGATTTCCCTGCCGAAACAGGCACCAAAGTGTACGCCTCAGGCGATGGGGTAGTGGAAAATGTTGAATCGAATTACTGGGGTTATGGAAATATAGTTTTGATTAATCATGGTTTCGGATACAAATCCATGTACGCGCACTTGAGTCGTTTTAATGCTAAAATCGGACAAAAAGTTAAGCGTGGAGAAGTAATCGGATTTGTGGGTTCAACCGGAAAATCTACAGCGCCACACTTGCATTATGAAATTATTAAAAACGGCGAAAAAGTTAATCCCGTGAATTATTATTATAACGATCTTTCGCCCGCCGAATACGAAGAGATGCTGAAAGCTGCCTCGTCGTCGGGAACATCGTTCGACTAATCCTCTGCACCTTGCCCTACAAAGAGCGTCCAACCGTAAAATTGTATTACTCCATTGGAGAAGTGGCCAAAATGTTTGGTGTAAACACTTCGCTCATTCGTTTCTGGGAAAAAGAATTCGATGTAATTAAACCTACCAAGAATAAAAAAGGAAACCGTTTGTTTACAGCGGAGGACATCGAGAACTTTAAAAAGATCTTTGCGCTGGTTAAGGGCGAAGGATATACCTTACAGGGCGCCAAAGAGAAAATTAAGGAAGGTTTCGAGGAAGAAGAAAAAGCGGTGGTGGAAGTACTCGACAAACGCTCGGCGATTGAAAAGCTGATCATGGTAAAAGAAAAGCTCCGCCAGCTTCGCGACTCT
This window harbors:
- a CDS encoding MerR family transcriptional regulator codes for the protein MFGVNTSLIRFWEKEFDVIKPTKNKKGNRLFTAEDIENFKKIFALVKGEGYTLQGAKEKIKEGFEEEEKAVVEVLDKRSAIEKLIMVKEKLRQLRDSL